TTGCGCCCTGGCCGAGGTGGTGCACTGTCCCCGGCTCGCCCCGGTTGGCACAGAGAAAGGCGACGCCGCCAATGACCTGTTCCGCCGGGAAGGCGCCGGTCAGTAATTCTTCATTGCCAAGGCCGTTCTGCAGCGTCACCAGCATGGTTTCCGGCCCGACCAGCGGCCGCACCAGATCGACCATCTTTTTGTTACTGAAGGTCTTCAGACCGATCAGCACCAGCTCAACCGGTCCGATCGCGGTGGTGCTGCGGTAGCCCTTGACCGGTTTGAGGTGGAAATCGCCGTCGACCGAACAGACCTGCAGGCCCCGTCTGGTAATCGCGTCGTAATCACGGCGCAGCAGGAAGTGCAGCTTGTTTCCCGATTTTTGCAAGAGAGCGCCATAGTAAAGACCGAGAGCGCCGGCACCGACAACCGCGATTTTCATAAAAGGCCCCTTCCGGAAAGACTCGGGAAGCTTTATATCATTTTTTATTTACGATGAACAATGTCGCAATAACGGTTTTCGGAAATTGATTTTGTCAGATGCAGGCGCGCCTTGACGAAAGTTGACAATTTTGATAATATGAACCCTTGTCCTAAGGAGTCTAATTCATGTTTAAAGTTGGAGATAGCGCCGTTTACCCGACCCAGGGGATCGGTGTGATCGAGGCAATAGAATCGAAGGATTTCGGCGGGGTCACGGCCGATTTTTATATTCTGCGGATTGTCGACAGTGATATGACAATCATGGTGCCGACCACGAATGCATCGCACATCGGCATGCGCAGTCCGATTGATAAAAAACGGGTCAAATCAATTTTTAACGTACTCGGTGAAAAAACCAAGGTTTCGGCGATCGCATCATGGAGCCGGCGCCAGCGTGAGTACAACGACAAGCTGAAAACCGGTGACCTCTTCGAGGTGGCCGAGGTCTTGCGTGAGCTCTACTGTATCCGCGAGGGCAAGGAGCTCTCCTACGGTGAGAAGAAGGTTCTCGAACTGGCCCGCAAGCTGCTGGTCAAGGAAGTAGCGCTGGCTGAAGGTGCCGATGAAGACGCGGTGACCCAGCGGGTCGAGAAAATCTTTATCAACTGATTCGATCATGGCCGGGCCGGATGCCAAGCATCTGGCCTTTTTTGTATATGTAACAGTTCCCTTTCGGGGTTGGACAAGGAACCCGGCAGATTCCAATGAACGTACATGTGCTGATTCCGGCCGCCGGCGCCGGCCGCCGCATGCGGGCGGACGTCAACAAGCAATACCTCTCCCTCGGGTCGCGGCCGATTCTGGCGCATACCATCGACCTTTTCGAACAGCATTCCGCTGTTGACAGCATCACCCTGATCGCTCCTGAAGCCGAAATTCCCTATTGCCGCGACGACATCGTGGCGCGCTTCGGTTTTGCCAAGATCCGGCAGATTGTCGCCGGCGGTGCAGAGCGCCAGGATTCGGTGCGCAATGGTCTCAGGGCGTGTGCCGCAGACGACGATGATATCATCCTGATCCACGACGGCGTGCGGCCGCTTCTGCCGGGCGGTTTGATTGACTCCGTGGTCGCGGCCGCTGTTGCAAACAGCGCCGCCCTGATCGCCGTTCCGGCCAAGGATACGATCAAGGTGGTGGTCGACGGCAAGGTCACGGCGACGCCCGACCGCAGCACGATCTGGCTCGCGCAGACGCCGCAGGCTTTCCGTTATCGGCTTATTGCCAGCGCCCATGAAAAAGCGTATAACCACAACTATCGGGCGACCGATGATGCCCAGCTCGCCGAGTGGATCGGGGCGCCGGTCGCGGTTGTCCCGGGAAGTTACGCCAACCTCAAGATCACAACACCGGAGGACCTCGAACTCGCGGCATCGATACTGCAGCGCGAAGAGGATGAGTAAACCATGATGCGGATCGGCCACGGATACGACGTGCACCGGCTGGTGCCGGGGCGCCAGCTGATCATCGGCGGCGTCGAAATCGATTATGATCGCGGCCTGCTCGGCCACTCCGATGCCGATGTGCTCCTGCATGCGATCTGTGATGCCCTGCTCGGCGCGCTCGGCGCCGGTGATATCGGCAAGCATTTTCCCGACACCGATCCGGCCTACCAGGGAGCCGACAGCCGGCAGCTGCTCAAAAAGGTCGCTACCCTCGTCAGCACCGGCGGCTACCTGATCGCCAATATCGATGCCACCATCCTCGCCCAGCAGCCGAAAATGGCGCCGCACATCGGAGAGATGATCGAAAACATCGCGGCCGCTTGCGGAGTCGCCACCGGGCAGGTCAATGTCAAGGCGACGACGACCGAAGAGCTCGGTTTTGTCGGCCGCAAGGAAGGGATCGCCGCCCACGCCGTCGTGCTGCTGCAGCGCGCCGACGACCAGGAAATTATTTAACCGGCCCGGCCGGATTGAAAGGATCACCCACTATCGTGAGCCAGCAGGAACCGACGACCAGTACCAACTTTATCCGCAACCTGATTAAGGAAGATCTTGCCGAGGGGCGCCGCAACCAGGTGATCACCCGCTTTCCGCCGGAACCGAACGGTTATCTTCATATCGGTCATGCCAAATCGATCTGTCTCAATTTTGGGCTCGCCGCCGAGTTTTCCGGGCGCTGCCACCTGCGGTTCGATGATACCAATCCGATCAAGGAAGAGGATGAGTATGTCGAGGCGATCAAGGCCGATGTCGAGTGGCTCGGCTTCGATTGGTGCGACCATCTCTACTTCACGTCCGATTACTTCGAGACGCTTTACGCGTATGCGGTTCGTTTGATCGAAAAAGAAAAAGCCTACGTCTGCAGCCTGCCGGCCGAGCAGATCCGTGAAACCCGCGGTACCCTGACCGAGCCGGGGAGTGAAAGCCCGTATCGCGAGCGCCCGGTTGAGGAAAATCTCGACCTGTTCCGGCGCATGCGAGCCGGCGAATTCGCTGATGGTGAACATGTGTTGCGGGCGAAGATTGATATGGCCTCCGGCAACCTCAACCTGCGTGACCCGGTGATCTACCGGATTCTCAAGGCGTCGCATCACCGCACCGGTGATCAATGGTGTATTTACCCGATGTACGATTTCGCGCACGGCCAGTCCGACTCGATCGAGGGAGTGACCCACTCGATCTGCACCCTCGAATTTGCCGATCACCGGCCGCTCTACGACTGGCTGGTGCAGGAGCTCGAAATCTTCGCGCCGCAGCAGATTGAATTTGCCCGGCTCAACCTCGGTTTCACCGTGATGAGCAAACGCAAGCTGTTGCAGCTGGTCAGCGAAGGCCAGGTCTCCGGCTGGGACGACCCGCGGATGCCGACCCTGGTCGGGATGCGCCGGCGCGGCTACCCGGCGGCAGCAATCCGGACCTTCTGCGAGCGCATCGGGGTCGGCAAGAGTGATTCGCGCATCGATCTCTCGGTGCTCGAGGACTGTGTCAGCGAGCAACTCAACGAAACGGCGCCGCGGCGTCAGGCGGTGCTCGATCCGCTCAAGGTGGTGATCACCAATCTGCCGGAACAAGAGATTGTCTGTACGGCGGCCAACCACCCGCAGAAACCGGAACTCGGGCAACGTCAATTACCGTTGACCTCCGAGATCTACATCGAGCAGAGCGACTTCATGGAAGACCCGCCGAAGAAATTCTTCCGGCTCGGTCCCGGGCGCGAGGTGCGGTTGCGCAACGCCTGCATTATCCGCTGTGACGAAGTTGTCAGGAATGACGCCGGTGAAGTGACCGAGCTGCGCTGCAGCTGCGATCCCGAAACCTTTGGCGCCAATCCGAAGGACGGGCGCAAGATCAAGGGGACGATTCACTGGGTGTCGGCACACCGCGGGATCGAGGTGCCGGTGCGGATTTACGATCGCCTCTTCCGCGACGAGAATCCGGACAAGCTCGAAGATTATCGTGCCGGTCTCAATCCCGAATCGCTCCTCGTGCAGCGGGCCATCGTCGAACCGTCCCTGGCTTCCGCCGAACCGGGCACAACCTTCCAGTTTGAGCGGGTCGGGTATTTCACCGTCGATCCGAAGGATTCGACAGCAGGCTCCCCCCTGTTCAACCGGACGGCGACCC
This genomic window from Desulfuromonas sp. contains:
- a CDS encoding CarD family transcriptional regulator, with the protein product MFKVGDSAVYPTQGIGVIEAIESKDFGGVTADFYILRIVDSDMTIMVPTTNASHIGMRSPIDKKRVKSIFNVLGEKTKVSAIASWSRRQREYNDKLKTGDLFEVAEVLRELYCIREGKELSYGEKKVLELARKLLVKEVALAEGADEDAVTQRVEKIFIN
- the ispD gene encoding 2-C-methyl-D-erythritol 4-phosphate cytidylyltransferase; amino-acid sequence: MNVHVLIPAAGAGRRMRADVNKQYLSLGSRPILAHTIDLFEQHSAVDSITLIAPEAEIPYCRDDIVARFGFAKIRQIVAGGAERQDSVRNGLRACAADDDDIILIHDGVRPLLPGGLIDSVVAAAVANSAALIAVPAKDTIKVVVDGKVTATPDRSTIWLAQTPQAFRYRLIASAHEKAYNHNYRATDDAQLAEWIGAPVAVVPGSYANLKITTPEDLELAASILQREEDE
- a CDS encoding 2-C-methyl-D-erythritol 2,4-cyclodiphosphate synthase; the encoded protein is MRIGHGYDVHRLVPGRQLIIGGVEIDYDRGLLGHSDADVLLHAICDALLGALGAGDIGKHFPDTDPAYQGADSRQLLKKVATLVSTGGYLIANIDATILAQQPKMAPHIGEMIENIAAACGVATGQVNVKATTTEELGFVGRKEGIAAHAVVLLQRADDQEII
- a CDS encoding glutamine--tRNA ligase (catalyzes a two-step reaction, first charging a glutamine molecule by linking its carboxyl group to the alpha-phosphate of ATP, followed by transfer of the aminoacyl-adenylate to its tRNA) translates to MKGSPTIVSQQEPTTSTNFIRNLIKEDLAEGRRNQVITRFPPEPNGYLHIGHAKSICLNFGLAAEFSGRCHLRFDDTNPIKEEDEYVEAIKADVEWLGFDWCDHLYFTSDYFETLYAYAVRLIEKEKAYVCSLPAEQIRETRGTLTEPGSESPYRERPVEENLDLFRRMRAGEFADGEHVLRAKIDMASGNLNLRDPVIYRILKASHHRTGDQWCIYPMYDFAHGQSDSIEGVTHSICTLEFADHRPLYDWLVQELEIFAPQQIEFARLNLGFTVMSKRKLLQLVSEGQVSGWDDPRMPTLVGMRRRGYPAAAIRTFCERIGVGKSDSRIDLSVLEDCVSEQLNETAPRRQAVLDPLKVVITNLPEQEIVCTAANHPQKPELGQRQLPLTSEIYIEQSDFMEDPPKKFFRLGPGREVRLRNACIIRCDEVVRNDAGEVTELRCSCDPETFGANPKDGRKIKGTIHWVSAHRGIEVPVRIYDRLFRDENPDKLEDYRAGLNPESLLVQRAIVEPSLASAEPGTTFQFERVGYFTVDPKDSTAGSPLFNRTATLRDTWAKLASS